In Festucalex cinctus isolate MCC-2025b chromosome 21, RoL_Fcin_1.0, whole genome shotgun sequence, one genomic interval encodes:
- the LOC144010012 gene encoding gap junction Cx32.2 protein-like gives MGEWGFLSKLLDKVQSHSTVIGKVWLSVLFVFRIMVLGAGVEKVWGDEQSKMICNTQQPGCKNVCYDHAFPISHIRFWVLQIIFVSTPTLIYLGHVMHVIHQEKKLRERQGQNDSPGALKVPKYSDDKGQVKIKGDLLGNYITSIVFRILLEAAFIVGQYYLYGFVMEPQIVCSRAPCPFTVECYMSRPTEKTVFIIFMLAVSCVSVLLNVVELFYLACSRNARRRAKTAARGIQGPMNGGGYGRA, from the exons ATGGGCGAGTGGGGCTTTTTGTCGAAGCTGTTGGACAAAGTGCAGTCGCACTCCACCGTCATCGGGAAGGTGTGGCTCAGCGTACTCTTCGTCTTCAGGATCATGGTCCTGGGAGCCGGCGTTGAGAAG GTGTGGGGCGACGAGCAGTCCAAGATGATCTGCAACACGCAGCAGCCGGGCTGCAAGAACGTGTGCTACGACCACGCCTTCCCCATCTCGCACATCCGCTTCTGGGTCCTCCAGATCATCTTCGTGTCCACGCCCACGCTCATCTACCTGGGCCACGTCATGCACGTCATCCACCAGGAGAAGAAGCTGCGCGAGCGCCAGGGCCAAAACGACTCCCCCGGCGCGCTCAAAGTCCCAAAGTACTCGGACGACAAAGGCCAGGTGAAGATCAAGGGCGACCTGCTGGGGAACTACATCACGTCCATCGTCTTCCGCATCCTCCTGGAGGCCGCCTTCATCGTGGGCCAGTACTACCTGTACGGCTTCGTCATGGAGCCGCAGATCGTGTGCTCGCGGGCGCCCTGCCCCTTCACGGTGGAGTGCTACATGTCGCGGCCCACCGAGAAGAccgtcttcatcatcttcatgcTGGCCGTGTCCTGCGTGTCGGTGCTGCTCAACGTGGTGGAGCTCTTCTACCTGGCGTGCTCGCGCAACGCCCGCAGGAGGGCCAAGACTGCCGCCAGGGGAATCCAGGGGCCAATGAACGGCGGCGGGTACGGCAGAGCGTGA